Genomic DNA from Thiosocius teredinicola:
CTTTGGGAGAAGCGTTGATACCGAGTTCGATCTGCATCAGGCCACCGATGCCTACATAGGCCGGCATGTCGGCGACGAACTGAACACGATCAGGATTGCCGATAAACAGCGTTTTGTCGTCGCTGTTGTCGCGGCTGGGGATGGGCAGTGCGCGGGTGAGGGCATCGTGCGTGAACTGCCAACCGATACGCATCACCTCGTTGTCGCCGGTCTGATCGATCAGCGCTGTGGTACTGCGCTGGCCGATGCGTACTGCGCCATACACCAGCGAGATCAACAGTGCGCCGATGCTCAAGGCGATCAGGATTTCAACGAGGGTGAAACCGTGTTGCCGACGCATCATGACGGCCCCTGCTGACTGAGCAACAGGCTCTGCAAGGCAAAGGTGCGCTCGTCGTCATGCTCGCCCCAATAGACGGTCAAGGTCAGCGCGAGTGGTTGCAGCCAGGGGTTTTCGCCGACGCTCTCATCCACCGGCGCGGGCGTCAGTTCGGCCTGCCAGCGATAACCGTCGCCGAAGTTTCCGGAAAGTGTGCCGGGTTCGAGATGGCCATAGGCCTGCAGCTCGGTGAGTTTGCTGCGTGCGAGAAAGATCGCATGGGTATGTTCGGTGGATATGCGCGCGGTGCGCAGGCCGCCCTGAAACAGTTGCAGCAGAGAACCACCGACGACCGCGAACATCGTCAGTGCGACCAGTATCTCAAGCAGGGTAAAGCCGTGTGCCGGTTTCATCAGTGAGGCTCGCGCACCCGGATGCGACCGGTCAACCACTCGACATCGACATCCAGAAAACGATCTGCCATCACCAGCGACACCCGACCGCCACTCGAACTGCCGTCGGGAAAGAAATCGATGCTGCCGGTCGATTCGTTGGTAAGCAGCGACTCATCAGTCGTCAATTGCGCCTGCATGCCATCCGGCAAGGCGGCGCTCAGGGTATTGCTGGCGATGCCGTAGCGGCCGCTGTCGGTGTCGACCACAAAACGTTGGCGCGACTGGCGGGCGAGGGCGAGTCGGCGGGTTTCACGCAGCGTGGTGGCTACGTCGCGCGCCTCGGCCTGCAAGGCGCGAATCGGCGAGGTCATCAACATCGGCGACAGCACCGCTGCCATCACCGCGACCAGCGCGATAACGATAATCACCTCGACCAGGGTGAATCCCCGCGCTGGTGATCGAAGTGCGACCGTCATACCGGGCCGGGCTCATTCCGCGCTGTTGATGTCGGCCGCGTCGTCTTCGCCGCCGGGTTGACCGTCGGCACCGTACGACACGATATCGAACGGGCCGTTCTGTCCCGGGCGCTGGATCACCAGCTCGTTGCCCCACGGGTCCTTCAGCGTCGACAGTTTGCGCACATAGGGGCCGTTCCAGCGCTCGTTGCCCTCGGGGCGCTTGACCAGGTCCGACAAGGCCTCCGGGTAGCTGCCCGTTTCCAGACGGTACAACTCGACTGCGTTGAAGATCTTTTCGATCTGTACGCCGGCGGTCTTGCGGTTGGCATCCGACGCCTTGCTGAGCAGGTTCGGGGCGACCACGGCGGCCAGCACTGCCACCAGGGCGATCACCACGATCAGTTCGATCAGGGTAAAACCGCGGTTGCGACGTTGGATGTGCATGGTTTGAAGCTCCGGATAGTCCGTTAAAACGCCAAATTGTTCGATTCGAGGATCATCAGCACCACCGACAAAATGATCACCGTGACCAGCAGGGCGATCATGATGATGATGACCGGCTCGGCCAGCGTGAGCAGGCGCTTCATCGAGTTTTGCACATCACGCTCGTAGATGTCCGCAACCTGGGTCAGCATCATTTCAAGTTTGCCGGAACTCTCACCGAGCCGGATCAACTGGGTGGCGAGCGGCGGCAACACCTCGGTTT
This window encodes:
- a CDS encoding prepilin-type N-terminal cleavage/methylation domain-containing protein, with product MMRRQHGFTLVEILIALSIGALLISLVYGAVRIGQRSTTALIDQTGDNEVMRIGWQFTHDALTRALPIPSRDNSDDKTLFIGNPDRVQFVADMPAYVGIGGLMQIELGINASPKGEQLVLTRQHFDKATASATAETAQQAVLVDELDGFDVRYFGATDIGVAPSWQSDWPSQVILPNLIQIKVTPKDGEPWPLLVARPLTGTVPLDDEIQPDEGGLQ
- a CDS encoding type IV pilus modification PilV family protein encodes the protein MKPAHGFTLLEILVALTMFAVVGGSLLQLFQGGLRTARISTEHTHAIFLARSKLTELQAYGHLEPGTLSGNFGDGYRWQAELTPAPVDESVGENPWLQPLALTLTVYWGEHDDERTFALQSLLLSQQGPS
- a CDS encoding GspH/FimT family pseudopilin, whose product is MTVALRSPARGFTLVEVIIVIALVAVMAAVLSPMLMTSPIRALQAEARDVATTLRETRRLALARQSRQRFVVDTDSGRYGIASNTLSAALPDGMQAQLTTDESLLTNESTGSIDFFPDGSSSGGRVSLVMADRFLDVDVEWLTGRIRVREPH
- the gspG gene encoding type II secretion system major pseudopilin GspG, with the translated sequence MHIQRRNRGFTLIELIVVIALVAVLAAVVAPNLLSKASDANRKTAGVQIEKIFNAVELYRLETGSYPEALSDLVKRPEGNERWNGPYVRKLSTLKDPWGNELVIQRPGQNGPFDIVSYGADGQPGGEDDAADINSAE